The following are encoded in a window of Gammaproteobacteria bacterium genomic DNA:
- a CDS encoding alpha-amylase, whose amino-acid sequence MTREGVFQPRPYVTVEHPAWARNAAIYQINTRQFTSEGSFAAAEAQLPRIAKLGADIIWLMPIHPIGEKKRKGSLGSPYAVRDYFAVNPEFGTLDDFRSFVDTAHRLGMYVIIDWVANHTAWDNPMIVEHPEWYTRDANGEITHTTGTDWTDIADLDYSHPGLRRYMTAALEFWVRDVGIDGYRCDVAGYVPLDFWNTVRRRLDAIKPVFMLAEWESRDMHGAAFDATYAWSWNSMLHQVARGDADAGAIRGWYFGHENIWPYDAWRMTFVSNHDKNTWEGTQFELFGDALEAAIVLSVVGEGMPLLYNGQEAGNTKRLEFFERDPIAWREHPIGELYRQLFALLEDNTALWHGWYGAPMTQVANSSPQAVYSFVRRNESDSVVALFNFSAASQSVTLDLPAETYRDYFSSERVSVDQAFELAPWSYRVLTR is encoded by the coding sequence CTGACGCGGGAAGGCGTGTTCCAGCCGCGGCCCTATGTCACCGTGGAGCACCCGGCCTGGGCGCGCAATGCGGCCATCTACCAGATCAATACCCGGCAGTTCACGTCTGAAGGGTCGTTTGCCGCGGCCGAGGCCCAGCTGCCACGAATTGCCAAACTCGGCGCCGATATCATCTGGCTTATGCCGATCCATCCGATCGGCGAGAAAAAGCGCAAGGGCTCGCTCGGCAGTCCCTATGCGGTGCGCGATTACTTTGCGGTCAACCCGGAATTCGGCACGCTGGATGATTTCCGCAGTTTTGTAGACACCGCCCACCGGCTGGGGATGTACGTGATTATCGACTGGGTAGCCAACCACACGGCCTGGGACAACCCGATGATAGTCGAGCACCCGGAGTGGTATACGCGCGATGCGAATGGCGAGATTACCCACACCACCGGAACCGACTGGACCGATATTGCCGACCTGGACTACAGCCACCCGGGACTGCGTCGCTACATGACCGCAGCGCTGGAGTTCTGGGTGCGCGATGTCGGTATAGACGGCTACCGCTGCGACGTTGCCGGCTACGTGCCGCTGGACTTCTGGAACACCGTGCGCCGCCGCCTCGATGCCATCAAGCCCGTTTTCATGCTGGCCGAGTGGGAAAGCCGTGACATGCATGGCGCGGCGTTCGACGCCACCTACGCCTGGAGCTGGAATTCGATGCTGCACCAGGTGGCCAGGGGCGATGCGGATGCCGGTGCAATACGTGGCTGGTATTTCGGGCACGAAAACATCTGGCCCTATGACGCGTGGCGTATGACCTTTGTCAGTAATCACGACAAGAACACCTGGGAAGGGACGCAGTTCGAACTGTTTGGTGATGCACTGGAAGCGGCCATCGTGCTGTCGGTGGTGGGCGAGGGGATGCCACTGCTGTACAACGGGCAGGAGGCCGGCAACACAAAACGGCTGGAGTTTTTTGAACGCGACCCGATTGCCTGGCGCGAGCACCCGATCGGCGAACTTTACCGGCAGTTGTTTGCCCTGCTCGAGGACAACACCGCGTTATGGCATGGCTGGTACGGCGCGCCAATGACGCAAGTGGCCAACAGCAGTCCGCAGGCGGTGTACAGCTTTGTCCGTCGCAACGAGTCGGACAGCGTTGTGGCGCTGTTTAATTTTTCCGCTGCGAGCCAGTCGGTAACGTTGGATCTTCCGGCTGAGACTTACCGGGATTACTTCAGCAGCGAGCGTGTCAGCGTCGACCAGGCATTCGAACTGGCGCCGTGGTCTTACCGTGTCCTGACACGCTAG
- a CDS encoding TonB-dependent receptor: MKDKVNWGRNSLSAAVSLALASAVGAQAQDVIEEEEEAQQPKVLEEVVVTSFRRSLQNSIDLKASETSIVEAVSAEEIGKLPDVSIAESLARLPGLAAQRLNGRGQVISVRGLAPDFTTALLNGRPQVSTGDNRGVEFDQYPSELLSSVVVYKTPDASLIGQGLAGTADLRTIRPLEYGEQAIAGNIRYEQNELDALNAGSTDDGVRFSFSYVDQFADDKFGLAIGFAHMTNPSQEKRFNAWGYRNLADATLPLSDPNDPDSERLTPADYGLADDDLVINGAKPFVRSSELERDGLIAVMEWQPTDRFSTALDIYASDFSETQLLRGIEFPLGDAQDGADTFLVPGNVSNGVVTSGTFMDVKGVVRNDVNFRDAELRAFGWEANYDINDNWTAGIDVSFSSVERRDQLLETYSGTGATDEFSPDGDGGPLDNLSFVLNGESAVFSSELNYDDPNLIRLTSPHGWGNNNVDGGQLGYTNNPRIQDELSHFTLSAERFSTGGTFSSIEFGLNYNERIKSLVADEFYLGLANGDFEAPLGATNGFTDLSFLGIGNMVSYDPLQAFNDGLYTLSRNTFSDVVIKSWSVKEEVTLAYVQMNIDTQGGRVPLTGNIGVQVVHTDQSSNAFGAVPDAQGFLEGVLTLPVSAGKDYTLTLPSLNLSWEIGDQKYLRFGAARTLARPRMDELRASGVVTFNDRAACVIDPNDPTDDGSDCNPNDLDDSAWSANGGNPLLDPWLADSADLSFEMYFPDDLGYIAIAAFYKQLDSYIFDQDLAGDFSDFPTGDLVTLTDIGRVSQPDNGTGGHIKGLEFALTYNFDSLWPKLRGLGVFMSASKNDSSVIQDPDDPSLPLPGLSEDIRNITVFYERGGFSSRVSSRYRSQFLGEVSGFGAGRDLTLVEEESIVDAQIGYSWSSGPLANLSVFLQGNNLSDEPFRTFLNNDPRQVRDFQRYGRSFMLGASYKY, from the coding sequence ATGAAAGACAAGGTCAATTGGGGTCGTAACAGCCTGTCGGCTGCCGTTTCGCTGGCACTGGCATCAGCGGTTGGCGCACAGGCGCAGGACGTCATCGAGGAAGAGGAAGAAGCACAACAGCCAAAAGTGCTGGAAGAGGTGGTCGTCACCAGTTTCCGCCGCAGTCTGCAAAACTCGATTGACCTGAAGGCATCTGAAACCTCTATCGTCGAGGCAGTCTCGGCCGAGGAAATCGGCAAGCTGCCCGACGTCAGCATCGCCGAGTCGCTGGCGCGGCTACCCGGGCTGGCGGCGCAGCGGCTCAACGGTCGCGGCCAGGTCATCAGCGTTCGTGGATTGGCACCGGACTTCACAACTGCCCTGCTGAATGGCCGACCGCAGGTCAGCACCGGCGACAATCGCGGCGTCGAGTTCGACCAGTATCCTTCCGAGTTGCTCAGTTCCGTCGTTGTCTATAAGACACCGGACGCCTCGCTGATCGGCCAGGGTCTGGCCGGCACCGCCGACCTGCGCACGATTCGGCCGCTCGAGTATGGCGAGCAGGCGATTGCCGGCAATATTCGCTATGAACAGAATGAGCTGGACGCGCTGAATGCCGGCTCTACCGACGACGGCGTGCGTTTCAGCTTTTCCTATGTCGACCAGTTTGCGGATGACAAATTTGGCCTGGCGATCGGTTTTGCCCACATGACCAACCCCAGCCAGGAAAAACGCTTCAACGCCTGGGGCTACCGAAATCTTGCAGATGCGACGCTGCCGCTGTCCGACCCGAACGATCCGGACAGCGAACGGCTGACACCCGCCGACTACGGCCTGGCCGACGATGACCTGGTGATCAATGGCGCCAAGCCCTTTGTGCGTTCCAGCGAACTGGAGCGTGACGGCCTGATCGCCGTGATGGAATGGCAGCCCACGGACCGCTTCTCAACTGCGCTGGACATCTACGCCTCAGATTTCAGTGAAACCCAGCTGCTGCGTGGTATCGAGTTTCCTCTCGGCGACGCACAGGATGGTGCCGATACTTTCCTTGTGCCCGGGAATGTGAGTAACGGCGTGGTTACCAGCGGCACGTTTATGGATGTTAAGGGAGTGGTGCGCAACGACGTCAATTTCCGCGACGCTGAGCTGCGCGCGTTTGGCTGGGAGGCCAATTACGATATCAACGACAACTGGACCGCCGGCATCGATGTCAGCTTCTCCAGTGTCGAGCGGCGCGACCAGCTGCTGGAAACCTACTCGGGCACCGGCGCAACCGATGAGTTCTCCCCGGATGGCGACGGCGGTCCGCTGGATAACCTGAGCTTTGTGCTCAATGGTGAAAGCGCTGTGTTCAGTTCGGAACTCAACTATGACGACCCGAACCTCATTCGGCTGACCAGCCCGCACGGATGGGGTAACAACAACGTCGACGGTGGCCAGCTTGGCTACACCAACAACCCGCGTATCCAGGACGAACTCAGTCACTTCACCCTGAGTGCTGAACGTTTTTCCACGGGTGGCACATTCAGCAGCATCGAGTTTGGCCTGAACTACAACGAGCGTATCAAGTCGCTGGTCGCGGATGAGTTTTACCTGGGTTTGGCCAATGGCGACTTCGAGGCGCCGCTGGGGGCGACGAACGGGTTTACCGACCTGTCGTTCCTCGGTATTGGCAACATGGTCAGCTACGATCCACTGCAGGCATTTAACGATGGTCTGTACACGCTGTCGCGTAATACATTTTCCGACGTCGTCATCAAGAGCTGGTCAGTCAAGGAGGAGGTCACCCTGGCCTACGTGCAGATGAACATCGACACGCAGGGCGGCCGCGTGCCGCTGACCGGGAACATTGGTGTACAGGTAGTGCATACCGACCAGAGTTCCAATGCATTTGGTGCAGTACCCGATGCACAGGGGTTCCTCGAGGGCGTGCTGACGCTGCCGGTTTCCGCGGGTAAGGACTACACGCTGACACTGCCCAGTCTGAACCTGAGCTGGGAGATTGGCGACCAGAAGTATCTGCGTTTCGGCGCCGCACGCACGCTGGCGCGCCCACGCATGGATGAGCTGCGCGCCAGTGGTGTGGTTACGTTCAACGATCGTGCGGCGTGTGTCATCGATCCGAACGACCCGACCGACGACGGCAGTGACTGTAATCCCAATGATCTGGATGATTCGGCGTGGAGCGCCAACGGCGGCAACCCGCTGCTTGATCCATGGCTGGCGGACTCAGCCGATCTGTCGTTCGAGATGTATTTTCCGGATGACCTTGGTTACATTGCCATTGCTGCATTTTACAAACAGCTCGACAGTTACATCTTTGACCAGGACCTGGCCGGTGACTTCTCGGACTTCCCCACCGGCGACCTTGTGACGCTTACCGATATCGGCCGCGTGTCGCAGCCGGATAACGGCACCGGCGGTCATATCAAGGGTCTTGAATTTGCACTGACTTATAACTTCGACTCGCTCTGGCCGAAACTGCGCGGACTCGGCGTGTTCATGAGCGCGTCTAAAAACGACAGCAGCGTCATCCAGGATCCGGACGATCCGTCGTTGCCCCTGCCGGGACTGTCCGAAGATATACGCAATATTACCGTGTTCTATGAGCGCGGAGGATTCTCAAGCCGGGTCAGCAGTCGTTACCGTTCGCAGTTCCTTGGCGAGGTATCGGGCTTCGGTGCCGGTCGCGACCTGACGCTGGTCGAAGAGGAGTCTATTGTCGATGCGCAGATCGGCTACAGCTGGTCGAGTGGGCCACTGGCAAATCTGTCCGTCTTTCTACAGGGCAATAACCTGAGCGACGAGCCATTCCGCACTTTTCTAAATAATGACCCGCGCCAGGTGC
- a CDS encoding LacI family DNA-binding transcriptional regulator, with product MSMKNRPTSRDIADAAGVSQATVSRALRGSPLVRPETRQRILEVARKLNYRVDRSAAGLRTGQSRTLALLLFEDTTADSSRINPFFLALLGSITRAAARLDYDVLLSFQQLSKDWAARYELSNRADGLILLGYGNYLRFAERLQLLLNADAHFILWGPLVSSQPWLSVGCDNSGGGRTAVEYMLQKGRTRIAFLGNTDDDHPEFKARHDGYCQALQSAGIGTADELQVDADSQLQSGEAAIQQLLASGITFDAVFAASDLIAIGALRALRDAGQSVPGDVSVMGFDDIPAAAYARPAITTVRQDTARAGQLLVEKLVARIEERPVESELLPTELVLRESA from the coding sequence ATCAGTATGAAAAACCGCCCCACCTCCCGTGATATCGCCGATGCCGCAGGTGTCTCCCAGGCCACGGTATCGCGCGCACTGCGTGGCAGCCCGCTGGTACGCCCGGAAACCCGGCAGCGCATCCTCGAGGTGGCACGGAAACTCAATTACCGGGTCGATCGCAGCGCCGCCGGCCTGCGCACCGGCCAAAGCCGCACCCTGGCGCTGCTGCTGTTCGAAGACACCACGGCGGACAGCTCGCGGATCAACCCGTTTTTCCTTGCCCTGCTCGGCAGCATCACGCGGGCAGCGGCACGGCTCGACTACGACGTGCTGCTGTCATTCCAGCAGCTGAGCAAGGACTGGGCGGCCCGCTACGAGCTGAGCAATCGTGCCGACGGCCTGATCCTGCTGGGCTATGGCAATTACCTGCGCTTTGCCGAGCGGCTGCAATTGCTGCTCAACGCCGATGCTCATTTCATACTCTGGGGTCCGCTGGTGTCGTCGCAGCCGTGGCTATCGGTTGGCTGTGACAATAGTGGTGGCGGCCGAACAGCCGTCGAATACATGCTGCAGAAAGGCCGCACCAGAATCGCCTTCCTTGGCAATACCGACGACGACCATCCCGAATTCAAGGCACGCCATGACGGCTACTGCCAGGCGCTGCAGTCGGCCGGTATCGGGACAGCCGACGAACTGCAGGTTGATGCCGACAGCCAGCTGCAGTCAGGCGAAGCAGCGATACAGCAGTTGCTCGCGAGCGGCATTACTTTCGATGCCGTGTTTGCCGCCAGCGACCTGATTGCCATTGGGGCGCTGCGGGCATTGCGTGACGCAGGCCAAAGCGTGCCCGGTGATGTGAGCGTAATGGGTTTCGACGATATACCCGCTGCAGCCTATGCCCGTCCCGCAATCACGACGGTGCGCCAGGACACGGCACGGGCCGGCCAGTTGCTGGTGGAAAAACTGGTTGCGCGGATTGAAGAGCGGCCGGTCGAGTCAGAGCTGCTGCCGACCGAGCTGGTGCTGCGGGAGAGCGCCTAG